The DNA window GATCCTTACAGTGCTGGTTTGGTTCATCTGCCCTCCCTTACTGCCTCACAGTGTAACAGAACCACTACtgccactttaaaaaaaaataaaggaggtGGGAGAATTACCTGGGAGAAAAGTGCTGGAGTAAGAGAAGCCGTGGGGAGGGAAGGGCTCAGTATTCCCAATGGACTTGGATCGCTGCCTGTAATGACGAGAGTAGGAGCCAACTCCAGCCCTTTGGGTTTTTTAGATCTGGAGAGGTGATTGGCAAATTCCTTCTCCAGAACAGATGAATCCTGCTCTTTGGGCTCTGGGGATTGATGCTGAAGGCTCTGagcctgctccagctgctgagaAGCCACTGATTCTATGTCCGTGTCAATGTCCAGGTCAGGATTAGAACTCAGGGGCGGCGATGGGGGGGTGGAAGGAACTTGCAGAACGGGAGAAACCGAGGATACAGGTGGAGTTGGGGTAAAGCTGGTGGTCAAGTTTGGCAAAGGTGCTGGAGCTTCAGGGATAGTTAACTTGGGGAGAACGAGAGTCTCCAAGGTCTGCAGAGTTTCTTCTGATCCCATGGGAAGAGAGGATGCAGTTGAGGTGGCAGAAGCAGTGGATGTAGCAGAGACTGTTGAAGTGGTGGCGACCAGGGGGACGGACGAAGGCTTTTTGGAGGGCATGGTGACAAACTTGATGACAGACGGCGTTGGATCCTGAGCAGCTTTCTTCTCTGTCAGTTTCTCAGCCGGATTCTCAATCTTGATGGACCTGAAGAGTTTTACGTTGGAAGAGTTCAGGGAGTTCAGCGTAAAAGAGGAGTACAAGCCTGAGTGGATGTAGTCGTTGCGGCTGGAGGATTTGGCACACGACTGAGCCTTCTCCTTCCCACAGCTCTCCACGTCCTTTGGAGCACTGCTAACCTCTGCAAAGCTGCTCAGTTCAGGCTCTCCTTCCATCCGGCCCACGACAAGTGGATCCATTTTTAAGATCTCCGGATAAGAAACAAACTTGTACACAAACTTCTTACCGTTCACCTTTTTAATGATATTCTGTGGGTAAGAAGATAGGTATTGTCAGCCCTCCTTTAGATTCATTTTCCTGCTACAAACTCTGCCTAAAACAGACTGAGGAATTCAATGGTTTGTCATCTTTcaacagaaattcttttttcttttgtttttaacacacTGCATTCTTGCAATTCAGTTTTCCTGCCAAAGTATCATTTCCAGAGCTCACAGACACACAGGTGAGGCTCAACCTGACCTCAATGCACCCACAGCAAACCCTAAGACAGCAGAGCAATTCTGTTTCAAATACTTAAGATGATCCACTAGGAAACAAAGACACCACCACTGAAGTTAAGGTCACTGCTCTGGGCACTGCAAGCATAATCTGAGAGGAGAACATACAAGATTAAAGCTTGCAAGGTTTGTAGAATTGATGCCTAATACATTAAACCAAACCACCCTTATTCTTAGTGAGATGCtaataaaagaaagcagctgaacCGTTCAGCAGAACGTGGGCTTATCAGTTATCTTAACATCACAAACTCTGTCAAACTTGCTTAGCTCCTCACTGAAATGCCACACACAGTTTGGGCCACAGAGGATGCTGATTTACTGTACAGCTGTTATTAGTGAGACCTCACGGTGCAAAGCCAGATGAAGGAAATTGTGCTGCCCAGTCTTAAACTCCAAGCACTGCACCCCACAAACTGACAGCTACTTCAGAAACCTCTTTTTTTTATCTCATACACCCACATAACAACAGTTGTGGGATAAATGGCTTACTGGAAGGTTATTGAAATGAAGGCAGCAATCCCACACTGTGGTTCTGGTTCAGCTTTTTGACACCACTCGTGTTCTTATAAGTTCTTTGAAGAGACATCAGCTTCAGAAGAGAAGCACCTCACCCTGCTGGACTAAACTCAGCCTCCTCAGTAGAGGTGCATTTCTGAAcacaagaatgaaaacaaagaacctGTGAGCTACCATGCTGGAAATCCCTCTTTTGACAGCTCCTTCATAGAGATCATTACAGAACAGGTTTCAGTGGTTGGAAAGGAGAATATTACTCACAGAAGGATGATAGCAAAGGCATaaattaaagaggaaaacaatCTTGCATAAAGCCATCCAGAAACTTAGAAAATAACCACTGGGGAGGAATCAGGCATGAGGAtaaacaaggggaaaaagaaaaacctctgaACTTGAGTCAGTGCACCTCACTGAACTCTTGGAGCCAGAAGTGACACCTCTCCCCTTgaacagaatggaaaaggaaacaaagctcaTTAGGCAGAAGCTGGTAAGATGGATAAGGATTTCAGGTGGATTTATGGACTCTGTTACCTTCACATAATAGTATCTGAGAGCACGGCTGAGTTTATCATAGTTCATGCTGGGTTTGTTCTTGCGGATTCCCCACAGTCTGGccacctcctctgcctgctgcagtttgAACTCCCCGTCATTGGAGGTCCAACAGATGATATTCTTGTTCTGAGGCTCTTTCAGGAGTTGGAGGAGGAACTGCCACAGGGTGATAGCACTGTCCATAGCAGTAAGCTGAAACGCAGAGACAAGGCAACAGATTAGGAACTGTGCATCTTCAGTGTCTCCCTAGAAGGAGGGTGAGGGCACAGAGATGTTATTTCCAAAGGCAGCAAGAGTAAAAAATTATTAGTCACCAGTCGTGAAAGATGTTCCCTGCAGAACAGGGAGGCTGAGAGCCAACTGCTATCGTCTCCTCCCACATGTCAGTCCTTTTCACATGGGTTATATTTAGCCTCATTTAACTAAATCAGGTCATTTTGGGTAAGTTGCAATGAGTCAttacccaaaaaaaaaaaacccaacaaaaaaccaacccaaaaagaaaaccacccCAATTCTTAGTTGTTCCGCGTTCACCCATTCTGAGTTGTATTGAGGAACAGCTCAGGTGCACCCAGGTGAGATCaaacctcctcctcctttctcaccCACTCACTTGcagcctcctcctccagctgcctgaAGATGTCACTGTGAAGAACAACCCAACCTTCCTTCAGTTCACATTTCAAACGTCCCTCCCAACCAACCCCCAGCCTGCTCTCTCATCTTTCTTCTGCAATTTTCATCCCTTTCAAGCACCGACTTGGCTTTTCAAGTTTTCAAGGCTGAGGTCTTTTAGGACCAgtgtcactgcagcacagttctgcactgcaggaaggatgtAGAGTCAGGGATGTACAGTACAGGAGGGATGTACAGTCACCAGTACAGAGATGGAGGTCATTCCCTGACTACATCAGCCTGTATGAGGTGATGCTTGCACCAAAATTTAAGTGCAACACCAATAATCCTATAATTCCGATAAGGAATTAGAAACCAGGCTGTGAACTAAAACAGCTAGAATTATATTCACGCAGCATCCCATATGGATTCTCTTATCCCAGAACACGTGGCTTCTCTCCATACAGCTTCAACTTCTTCCAgtgtaacaacaacaaacagggctgctctgcaatAAGAGCCTTCCCAAAGATCTACGCTGGATGCGCGCCCTGCTGCATTTCCCCCTGCCCCAACCCTCCATAAAGGCCAACCTAAATGGCACAGGGGCTCCTATTGGGGTGAATGCAGCTCTAGACACCAAGTGCTGTTGGCAGGAGGAGGCTCTGAAGGCTCACAGCCCCAGCAAGGACTCGTGTCCGTGTTGCTGAGGTCCACGCGCACGCAGGGCTAAGTTTGAGATCCAGGCAGGACTGCCAGTTTGTCCTCATTACCAAAGCCTTTATTCCAATCTCGTTACTGCCCAGCACTTAGCCAGCCCTAAATAAGGAAGAGAACAGTCTACATGTCAGAGCCTCAGAATCCAGTCAGCCCTGAAAAAGGATTACTGCTGACAGTTTACACAGGACCGTGCATTCCTATTTTAAATCAGGTGCCCCGGGGCAGGTATTCTTTTTGGGCAGAGCCCATTGCATTTAACCTATTTTCACAAATACCTGCCTGATGGCACACTGACACGATGTTACATTGATCAACTGGGTTAAATTGCTGCAATTACAGGCAACAATCTCAAAATGAAGGACACCCACACCACCCAGTTATGCTGGCCTAAGGTGCTTTCCTCGTTAATTACTGATGAGTACAGCTCTGCGCTTGCCCAAATTAATTGCTGAGCACTCTAAGAAGACATCAGCTGCTGAGCTGGTCCTGCAGCAcggagctgtggggcagggaatGGAGTTAAAGCCcttccagctctctgctgtgcaCTTTGCCAATGCCATTTCCTACCGAGCATCACCAGCACAGCCTCATTATCCTGTCAGGATGATGCACACGCACGGGGTGTTGTGTAGACATAAGGACTTGATTCTACCATTCTACAGAGCTGTCAATACCCGTGATAAGTGTTAGcagagaaagagcaggaaaatgaaGTTGAGTGATTATTCCCACGCTACGTtcatctgcagcagcttcaAAGGCCCATAAGCAGCGCTGCACCAAACAGCGCCGAGTGATGCAACGGGAGGCAATCACACAGAAATTAGATTAGCAGGACAATATCAGGGAGGCAAAGGCTTTTTCTCCTCCTAAAAACCTGTGATGATTGCATCCCCGAATTGAAACGCCGTGtaatttcagtgctgtgctttccttTAGCAAGAAGCACTTTGCTGTCATTATCGGAAAGCTCTCCAACCTTACTGCAGTCACATCATTGCCTGGCTTatggctggagcagagctgagatgCACACAGCCGACACGACTGTGCTCCCCTGGCACAAACAGCAGCACGGCCTGCATTGAACAGAAGGACAGACTTTGTTAAAAGCCACCTTCAGAGCAATGTGCCACGTtgtcctgagcagcagaacagcagggcTCCTCGCTGGCACCACAATCTctacacacagcacagccttaTGGCTGAAGGAATCCTCCCCCCCCAGGGGCACAGCCATGACTACAGCAAACATCAGATGAATCCAGCTGCTACCAACACTCCTGGAGTCACAGGTTTCAGCACTCTGTGCCATTCCTTCCATCATTTCATCAAGGATGCAGCACGGCATGGTGCACGGACAGGTTGTGCTGCAGATGAACGCCCCTCttcattcattatttattgCACACACCTACAGGAAACAACGGAGAGACACCTGAATGCATCCAGGAGCTTGTCCTGATTAGATAGAAAGGGAAATAATAACCCTGCAACCTGGCTAAAGCAGCGGTACAGGTGGGCAGGTACAACCTGTCCCTTCGGAGACCTGGAGCAACTTGGGAAGAGTAGCACATCTACAGGAGAACGTGGTGCTATGAACAAAGGCACATCTAATTTACCTTTATTAAACTTGCCTTGATAAGGAACGAGAACACAAagaactgctgcttctccaggaAGAAGTGGgagaaagtaaaagcaaaccaaaacatcACATGAGATGTACAACTAAAAGCAATGCAGCCGACCTGCCTGTGACTTCAGAAAACCCAAAGGATGCATTCAGCATCAAttcctccttctgcagctggggcaggaggaTGGGAACCCAGCACCCCACTCTCACAATGCTGAGATGCTGCTCCTCTTATGGCTCCTATGGAACATCTCAACTTCTTCCAGATGCACGGCCCTGCCCGTGAAAGCCATCAgtttgcagcacagctccccgTCAGCAGAAAAGGCCTCCTTGTCTGATTGCTTTTCCTTCAAGATGATTGTGCTGATAATTACAAGCACGCCACTGAAAAACTGCCTTTCAGCTGAAGGTTATTTGCCTTGCAAGAGTCCACGGAGAAGGAAAAAGGTCTCGCATGAAAAGACAAAGAGGGAATTAGGCAGACAGGCAACAGCACTGTTTATGACAACAGCCTTCCCACTTCTGCACCATTTGAGTACGAGGAAAAAATAGTTGCTAGAGGCAGAGGGCAGTTATACTTTGTAATGAGTATGCTAAAATAGAGCACTATTATTGTCTTGAGATCTTCTCTGACGCCTACAGATGACCCTTGAAGTACACAGAGGAGCTGACAGCATTTGGCTGCACTTTTCTAAATAGGAGCGCTGCAAAGCGGAGCTTTCTCGTGTTGCTGCCGCTCTGTTTGAGGCCTTGACAAAGGTACAAAGCCTCACGTTTACATGAGAGCTGGGACACGAGATACGCATCTTTTCCAGCAACTTCTCATCCATCTATGTCACAATCCGTGTGATTGCAGAGCCTCGGGGCTCCGCATCGTTTGCGGCAGGCAGCGCGCGATTGCTGGGTGGCACGGCTTCGGAAGTGGCACAGGGCAATCTGTGCTGCGGCCACAGATTTACTCACTGTTGCAGAACAACCTTCAGCATTCAGCCCCGAGGGAGGCGGAACCCAGGGGAGCTCCAGCAAGGCAGGTCTGTATCCcaccctcaccccccccccccccccccatcttcGAGGTCTTCTGGCACATTTCCTGTGTTTGACTCAGCCCTGAGAACAGCTCGAGTAATCCTTCGCCTCGGCATGTTTCCTtatcagcagctgcaggctgatgaCTTCTGCAGATGGACTGATTACAGCAGTCAGGGCTGCAACCTCGTCAGAATCCCCCACACAGGCAACACACAGTGcaaaggagagggaggaagaaggcTGTCCCGCATGGCAAGGACGAAGCCATCACCTGCAGGCACTCCATTGGCACCCACACGGCTGCCCAGACACAGTGGCACAGAAGCAGCATCTCCAAAGACCggagcacagagaagcagcagagccgCCAGTTGACAATGCCACAAAAGATGCTGCTCAAAGATTGCCAGCAACAAAACCAGCGCTGTGTATTTGTGCACCGACCACAAGGCACAGACATCTGCCGGGAGGGAGCGAAACCACTCTGCACGTGCTCCTGTTCAAAAAATCATTCTAATTAAACAGCAGCTATAAGTCAGAGGTGGTTTTTGGGACCTCGTGCTAACACTGCAGTCAGACGTGCAGCAGGTGTGCAGACGAAGCCCTTGCGTCGTGACAGGAAGCTGCACTTGCTGCCTTGCTTTGCATGGGCACtctgcacacagacagaaagctgagctgcctgggctgcactgtgcCATTCCCCAGTGTTTCTAATGGCTGAAGATGGCCACGGCGTGCAAACAGGAGGAATGTGCAGACAATAAACCTCCCCCCCGCCACGCCACAGTTGTGAAACACTCCTGCACAGACACGGCCTTTGATGGCTGttccaggaaaacaaacaaacaaataaagaagcaaCACGGAGCACTGAGATTAAAGGAGATCTCTGGAGGTCACAGGCCCAGACAGGGTTAACCTCAAGGTAAGATCAGGCAGTTGGGTGTCTGCAGCCAAAACAACAAGTAAATAGCCACTCTATTCCCCCTACTCCTTTTATTGTAGTAAAAGGACAAGAGCTGCAACATCACTGATGAAATACCTAATTAAGCAGTCATCAACACACAATCAAGCAACAGTTTCATTAGCGCAGCACTTGAAATACCCCATTACCAACAAATCTTTCAGGAAACACTTGCAAGCCCCTGGGAAAGTGATTCACCTCAACTCTTACCTTCAGCACTTTATCAATTTCGATTTATTTTAGTGCATACAAAACCAAAAGTCAGCTTCCCTCCCCCCAAGGGGGGGCTggcaacagcatccatcccTCACCAGAAACACTGTAAGGCCTCCTTAACTCCTTCTGTCGCTGTCTTGGTAGCTTCATTCCCAAAGCCAAAAGCCCAAAGTTGCCGCATGTAAGGAATTCACCTAAACCTGCAGCTTGCCAAATCGGTGCCTCCATCACTAAGTACATAGAAACTCCTTCCAAGGAGCATTCAGACCACAAAAAGCAGGTTAGAATAAGAAAGAACAGTGAGAAAACAACTCCAGGCTCCAACAGGTTGCAGCCCTCCCTCAGCCCTGgcaggaaaaagcagcacagctctcagggCAGGAAGCAGTGGGAAGGAAGCACCAGAGGATGTCCTCTCGATAAGCACTGCTCCTCAGCTTCCCTCACCTCATCCCTCTCCAAGTCCAGCAGTCCTATTTACTTAAACCAAATGCTGCGCTCCATTTTGCACTCTTGGCTCAAAAACTGAGCCGTGAGTTTATAAGAAACCAAGGcgtcagaaaacattttgagcTTTGGGAGCTGCTTGTTTCATCGCTGTTTTGTTTCATCATTTTACCtcctgtctgaaaaaaaaaaatgagaccTTCCTACCCCCCAAGTGAGCATTTTCTGGTCTCCACCTCTCAGCTGCGTGCTCAGGACAAATAGAATGGCAAACTTAAACCAACGCAGAGCCTGTGATTGGTTTCTATCACTGACGTGACTGTTTCTGAGTAAGCCACAGAAACACGTATTTCAACGAAAATGCCTCTTTAAGTAGATTACACGCTTGCTTCCTCCTTATTTGCCACCACAACGGGCTGAAGGGAATGTTTACCAACAGCAGATGACACTGGCTTCGATAGCACCGCACAACAGCATCCCTGCTGGGCAGGCCTGCGCATCACTGAGCCCCGAACAACAGGTCCCATGCATTCTGCTGACCCTAACCTTATTAGCGACAGGAAGCCTCATTTAAGATGGAAAAGGTTTCCTTTCATAATGTTTATAATACACTCAGCCCGGTTGCTATGACGATGGAACAACTCCTCTCTCCAAACAGGCTCTGGGACCCTAAAAATAAACAGGCGGGCCGAAATCACGACGGCGCAGTTTGTagggagggctgtgctggtgcaggcAGATtaagggggggggaagaaagcaACGCTAATGACCAAACTCTGCACCCAAAGCGTGCAGTTCTACGGTTCTCTCTGCGGCtgcttcaaaaacaaagcagccgAGCTGAGCTGATGCTGCGTGGCCCCCAGTGcgatggggcaggctgtagaACGGAGCGGGTTGGAGGAAGCCTTGGCCGTGCAAAGGAGGTGAGCGTTGTGTAATGGGTGCGTAAAGCCGGACGGGTGTAAAGAGGCGTGCAAATAACACGAGCAACAGCGGATTTGCATACTTTCTCCACGGATTCACCCATTGATGTGGGCAGCATCCGCCCATCTGgcgaggagaggagaggaaaaaaggctgagggaaaCCGTGGAGGAgttgggaggggaaaaaaaaaaaagaaaaaatatataagataaaatataaaaacccGAACGCAGAGCGTCGGATGGAACTGCAGCCTCCTCTCAACTCACAGCACCGCAAACGTCGGAATCCCCAACAGCACAACGGTACGGCGGGTCCGCGATTCCCAGAGCCGCGTTCAAAGCGGGTCGGACAGAAAAGGGACAGAAAACGGACCCAAacaccccctccccccaccccgcACCGCCGCTTTCCCTTCCCGACTTcctgaccccccccccctccccagccagCTGCCCCCCCAGCAccgctcccctccccccccccggtccccccgccgccccccagCGCTCACCGAGGAGGAGCCCCGCCGATCCCCGGACGTCGCGGTCCCGTCGCGGCGGGCAGGTGCTGGGAGCGGCCCCCCCGCCGCCCTTCATGGCCGGGAGCCCCCTCGGCGGGCCGGGTGCCGGACCCCCATCCCCGAGAGGGAGGAGCCGGGCGAGCAGCGAAGGACAGCGGTGCGGTAGAAcgggaggaggcggcggggagcggcggcgcgTTACATGGCGGGACGCGAAGCGCCAACCTCAACGCCGCGGAGCCACCGCGGCCGCCGTACGCCACACTTCCGCCCACGGCTCCGCTGAGGGACGCGGAGGGTCCGAAGGCGGCGACCAATCCCCGCGCAGAGCGGGGGCGACGCTGACCAATAGGGGAGGGGGGAACCGCCCACCCGCCGCAATGCCCCATGGGAAGTGTAGTccgcgccgccccgcgctcGCAGCCATGTGCCCGCAAGCCGGTTCCAACGCTGCCGCTTCTCGCTGGGTTGAGCCCCGCTGCTCACGGGAGAGAGAAGGGACCCGGTCACGGCCGGGGCGGGATGCCCGAGCTGCTCAAGCGGAAGGTAAACGTGGAAAtaagtttaaaacaaagaaatcgCTGTGACACCGTCGGT is part of the Lagopus muta isolate bLagMut1 chromosome 24, bLagMut1 primary, whole genome shotgun sequence genome and encodes:
- the ELK4 gene encoding ETS domain-containing protein Elk-4, which produces MDSAITLWQFLLQLLKEPQNKNIICWTSNDGEFKLQQAEEVARLWGIRKNKPSMNYDKLSRALRYYYVKNIIKKVNGKKFVYKFVSYPEILKMDPLVVGRMEGEPELSSFAEVSSAPKDVESCGKEKAQSCAKSSSRNDYIHSGLYSSFTLNSLNSSNVKLFRSIKIENPAEKLTEKKAAQDPTPSVIKFVTMPSKKPSSVPLVATTSTVSATSTASATSTASSLPMGSEETLQTLETLVLPKLTIPEAPAPLPNLTTSFTPTPPVSSVSPVLQVPSTPPSPPLSSNPDLDIDTDIESVASQQLEQAQSLQHQSPEPKEQDSSVLEKEFANHLSRSKKPKGLELAPTLVITGSDPSPLGILSPSLPTASLTPALFSQTPILLTPSPLLSSIHFWSTLSPVAPLSPARLQGANTLFQFPSVLNSHGPFTLSGLDGPSTPGPFSPDLQKT